Proteins encoded together in one Roseibacterium elongatum DSM 19469 window:
- a CDS encoding HpcH/HpaI aldolase/citrate lyase family protein — protein MSHTLHPLRRQRLHRSELAVPASNPAMVEKAAESAADVVFLDLEDAVAPPEKEQARKNAVQLLNDIDWNAKGKTVSVRINGLDTHYMYRDVVDIMEQAGDRLDTILVPKVGVPADLYMVEAMVNQIEQARGQEKRVGLEALIETALGMANVEAIAQFGGRLECLHFGVADYAASMRARTVNIGGLNPDYPGDQWHASITRMVIACRAYGLRAVDGPFGDFSDPEGYKDGARRAAALGCEGKWAIHPSQIELANEVFSPPEAEVTRAERIIEELKKAEAEGRGAASLDGKMIDAASEKMAQNVIDVARAIAAKS, from the coding sequence GTGTCTCACACGCTTCACCCGCTGCGGCGGCAACGGCTGCATCGTTCCGAACTGGCCGTGCCGGCCTCGAACCCCGCGATGGTCGAAAAGGCAGCCGAAAGCGCCGCCGATGTCGTGTTTCTCGACCTCGAAGACGCCGTCGCGCCCCCCGAGAAGGAACAGGCGCGCAAGAACGCCGTGCAACTGCTCAACGACATCGACTGGAACGCCAAGGGCAAGACGGTCAGCGTGCGCATCAACGGGCTCGATACCCACTACATGTATCGCGATGTGGTCGACATCATGGAGCAGGCCGGCGACCGGCTGGACACGATCCTGGTGCCCAAGGTGGGCGTGCCCGCCGACCTGTATATGGTCGAGGCCATGGTCAACCAGATCGAGCAGGCCCGCGGACAGGAAAAGCGCGTCGGCCTCGAGGCGTTGATCGAAACCGCGCTTGGCATGGCCAATGTCGAGGCCATCGCGCAATTCGGCGGGCGGCTGGAATGCCTGCATTTCGGGGTGGCTGATTATGCGGCGTCGATGCGGGCGCGAACGGTCAATATCGGCGGGCTGAACCCGGATTATCCGGGCGATCAGTGGCACGCCTCGATCACGCGGATGGTGATCGCGTGCCGTGCCTACGGGCTTCGCGCCGTCGATGGCCCGTTCGGCGATTTCAGCGATCCCGAGGGCTACAAGGACGGCGCGCGCCGCGCCGCCGCGCTGGGCTGCGAGGGCAAATGGGCGATCCACCCCAGCCAGATCGAACTGGCCAACGAGGTCTTCAGCCCGCCCGAGGCCGAGGTGACGCGCGCCGAGCGCATCATCGAAGAACTCAAGAAAGCCGAGGCCGAGGGGCGTGGCGCTGCCAGCCTCGACGGCAAGATGATCGACGCGGCCAGCGAGAAGATGGCCCAGAACGTGATCGACGTGGCCCGCGCCATCGCGGCCAAGTCTTAA
- a CDS encoding CoA transferase has product MMGILDGMRVVEGSAFVAVPLAGMTLAQMGADVIRFDRLQGGLDAGRWPVTRDGQSLFWAGLNKGKRSIAIDMKHPRGREIITEIITAPGEDAGLFITNLRVRGWMDHETLSARRPDLCMVTLMGDRHGRPAVDYTVNPAIGFPEATGPEGSTEPVAHALPAWDCIAGNMVVSALLAAERKRLRTGQGSAVDLSLKDVAAAMLGHLGIIGEVEVNGVSRPKSGNALYGAYGQDFLCADGERVMVIGLTDRQWRGLLNVTGTTEDMAALETRLGESLRDEGARFRHRHAITEVLRPWFAARRLADFAAHFDEAGVTWSIFRDFARAVAEDPDLSLDNPMFSRIEQPGIGTFKVPGTPFSFSSEPREAPRAAPALGAHTEAILGDVARLPDSEIAALFDQGIVQQAPASEVQLAC; this is encoded by the coding sequence CTGATGGGAATTCTCGATGGTATGCGCGTGGTCGAAGGTTCGGCCTTTGTCGCTGTTCCGCTGGCGGGTATGACGCTGGCGCAGATGGGGGCGGATGTGATCCGTTTCGACCGGTTGCAGGGGGGCCTCGATGCGGGCCGTTGGCCTGTGACCCGCGACGGCCAAAGCCTGTTCTGGGCCGGCCTGAACAAGGGCAAACGGTCTATCGCGATCGACATGAAACACCCGCGCGGGCGCGAGATCATCACCGAGATCATCACCGCGCCAGGCGAGGATGCCGGCCTGTTCATCACCAACCTGCGCGTGCGCGGCTGGATGGACCACGAAACCCTGTCGGCCCGCCGCCCCGACCTGTGCATGGTCACGCTGATGGGTGACCGCCACGGGCGTCCGGCGGTCGATTATACCGTCAACCCGGCCATCGGTTTTCCCGAGGCGACCGGCCCCGAAGGCTCGACCGAGCCGGTGGCCCATGCCCTGCCGGCCTGGGACTGCATTGCCGGCAACATGGTGGTCAGCGCACTGCTGGCGGCCGAACGCAAGCGCCTGCGCACGGGGCAGGGCAGTGCCGTGGACCTGTCGCTCAAGGATGTGGCGGCCGCCATGCTGGGGCATCTGGGCATCATCGGCGAGGTCGAGGTGAACGGCGTGTCGCGGCCCAAATCGGGCAATGCGCTTTACGGCGCCTACGGGCAGGATTTCCTCTGCGCCGATGGCGAGCGCGTGATGGTGATCGGGCTGACCGACCGGCAATGGCGCGGCCTGCTGAACGTGACGGGCACGACCGAAGACATGGCCGCCCTGGAAACGCGCCTTGGGGAAAGCCTGCGCGACGAAGGCGCGCGGTTCCGCCATCGCCACGCCATCACCGAGGTGCTGCGCCCGTGGTTCGCCGCCCGCAGGCTGGCCGATTTCGCTGCGCATTTCGACGAGGCCGGGGTGACGTGGTCGATCTTTCGCGACTTTGCTCGCGCCGTGGCCGAGGACCCGGATCTGTCGCTGGACAACCCGATGTTCAGCCGGATCGAGCAGCCGGGCATCGGCACCTTCAAGGTGCCGGGCACGCCGTTCTCCTTTTCCTCGGAACCACGCGAGGCGCCGCGTGCGGCGCCGGCCCTCGGCGCGCATACCGAGGCGATCCTGGGCGACGTGGCGCGCTTGCCCGATAGCGAGATCGCCGCGCTGTTCGATCAGGGGATCGTGCAACAGGCCCCGGCCAGCGAGGTGCAGCTGGCCTGTTGA
- a CDS encoding aspartate/glutamate racemase family protein, with the protein MSRLYVINPNSSQKVTDGIAAALTPLHGLGVEIACRTLPEGPPGIESQAQADETIPHMLRLAATLEADAAAFVIACFGDPGLHALRDRTAKPVLGIQESAVMTALTLGHRFGVIAILPASIPRHLRAFGAMGVRDRLAGDRALGLAVADLANEAATLARMTEVGATLRDTDGADVLILGCAGMARFRDPLERALGLPVVDPCQAAAAMAIGRIALTQSHSVGVEHAG; encoded by the coding sequence ATGAGCCGGCTTTACGTCATCAACCCCAACTCCTCGCAAAAGGTCACGGACGGGATCGCCGCCGCCCTCACCCCATTGCACGGATTGGGCGTCGAGATCGCGTGCCGCACCCTGCCCGAGGGGCCGCCCGGCATCGAATCCCAGGCGCAGGCCGACGAGACGATCCCCCACATGCTGCGCCTCGCCGCCACGCTTGAGGCCGACGCGGCAGCCTTCGTCATCGCCTGTTTCGGCGATCCTGGCCTGCATGCCCTGCGCGACCGCACCGCCAAACCGGTGCTCGGCATCCAGGAAAGCGCGGTCATGACGGCGCTGACCCTCGGACACCGGTTCGGCGTGATTGCCATTTTGCCCGCCTCGATCCCGCGGCATCTGCGGGCCTTCGGGGCGATGGGCGTCCGCGATCGGCTGGCCGGTGACCGCGCGCTCGGGCTCGCGGTGGCCGATCTCGCCAACGAGGCAGCCACCCTGGCGCGCATGACCGAGGTCGGGGCAACGCTGCGCGACACTGACGGCGCCGATGTGCTGATCCTGGGCTGCGCCGGCATGGCGCGGTTCCGCGATCCCCTGGAACGGGCGCTCGGCCTGCCGGTCGTCGACCCCTGTCAGGCCGCTGCGGCCATGGCCATCGGGCGCATCGCGCTCACCCAATCCCACAGCGTCGGAGTCGAACATGCTGGATGA
- the sucD gene encoding succinate--CoA ligase subunit alpha yields the protein MAILITETTKVLVQGMTGRIGQFHTQEMIDEGTNVVAGVTPGKGGTTALGRPQFDTVREAVEATGAEASLLFVPPPFAADAMMEAADAGIKTCVCVTDGLPAQDMMKVKRFLRRYPREKKMRLIGPNCAGIISPGKGFMGIMPPHIYKPGRVGIVGRSGTLGYEAASQMSALGIGISSSIGIGGDPINGSSFRDILELFEADPETDAVMMIGEIGGPQEAEAAQFVREHMTKPVVAYVAGLSAPKGRKMGHAGAIISAFGESAQEKVEILQEAGITVAPNPSVMGETVARVLGVKAAA from the coding sequence ATGGCTATTCTGATCACCGAGACCACGAAAGTCCTCGTGCAGGGGATGACCGGCCGCATCGGCCAGTTCCACACCCAGGAAATGATCGACGAGGGCACGAATGTCGTGGCCGGCGTCACCCCCGGCAAGGGCGGCACCACCGCGCTTGGCCGGCCCCAGTTCGACACCGTGCGCGAGGCGGTCGAGGCCACCGGGGCCGAGGCGTCGTTGTTGTTCGTGCCGCCGCCCTTTGCCGCCGACGCCATGATGGAGGCCGCCGATGCGGGCATCAAGACCTGCGTCTGCGTCACCGACGGTCTGCCCGCGCAGGACATGATGAAGGTCAAGCGCTTTCTCCGCCGCTACCCGCGCGAAAAGAAGATGCGCCTGATCGGGCCCAACTGCGCCGGCATCATCAGCCCCGGCAAGGGGTTCATGGGGATCATGCCGCCGCATATCTACAAGCCCGGCCGCGTGGGTATCGTGGGCCGCTCGGGCACCCTGGGCTACGAGGCCGCCAGCCAGATGTCGGCGCTCGGCATCGGTATTTCGTCCTCCATCGGGATCGGCGGCGACCCGATCAACGGCTCGTCCTTCCGCGACATTCTCGAATTGTTCGAGGCCGACCCCGAGACCGACGCCGTGATGATGATCGGCGAGATCGGCGGCCCGCAAGAGGCCGAGGCCGCGCAATTCGTCCGCGAGCACATGACCAAGCCGGTCGTGGCCTATGTCGCGGGCCTGTCCGCCCCCAAGGGCCGCAAGATGGGTCACGCGGGGGCCATCATCTCGGCCTTTGGCGAAAGTGCGCAGGAAAAGGTCGAGATCCTGCAGGAGGCCGGCATTACCGTTGCGCCCAACCCCTCGGTCATGGGTGAGACCGTGGCACGTGTTCTTGGTGTAAAGGCGGCCGCATGA
- the hemA gene encoding 5-aminolevulinate synthase — MDYDGFFSAELEALKDEGNYRWFAELERKRGAFPRAVNRHEGGTRDITVWCSNDYLGMGQHPDVLAAMHDALDATGAGAGGTRNISGTTHAHVALEAELADLHGKEAALLFTSGYVSNWAALGTLAARLPGCVVLSDAGNHASMIEGIRHSRAQKLIWKHNDLVDLEAKLAALPADCPKIVAFESVYSMEGDIAPIEAICDIADRFGAMTYLDEVHAVGLYGPRGGGIAEREGLMDRLTVIEGTLGKAFGVMGGYIAGSAALVDFVRSFASGFIFTTALPPAVAAGACAAVRHLKQSERERAQHQARVADVRARLDALGIPHLDNDSHIIPVMVGDPVKCRFISDRLMADHGIYLQPINYPTVPKGTERLRITPSPVHGPAEVDRLVDALGDLWAQCQLARRPVAAQ; from the coding sequence ATGGATTACGACGGATTTTTTAGCGCCGAACTGGAGGCCCTGAAAGACGAGGGGAATTATCGCTGGTTCGCCGAGCTTGAACGCAAACGCGGGGCTTTTCCGCGCGCCGTCAATCGGCATGAGGGCGGCACGCGCGATATCACCGTGTGGTGTTCGAACGACTACCTGGGGATGGGGCAGCACCCCGACGTGCTTGCCGCAATGCATGATGCGCTGGACGCCACCGGCGCGGGCGCGGGCGGGACGCGCAACATCTCGGGCACGACCCATGCCCATGTCGCGCTTGAGGCCGAACTGGCCGATCTGCATGGCAAGGAGGCCGCGCTACTGTTCACCTCGGGCTATGTCTCGAACTGGGCGGCGCTGGGGACCTTGGCGGCGCGCCTGCCGGGCTGCGTCGTGCTGTCGGATGCGGGCAACCATGCCTCGATGATCGAGGGCATCCGCCATTCCCGCGCGCAAAAGCTGATCTGGAAGCATAACGATCTGGTGGATCTCGAGGCCAAGCTGGCCGCGCTGCCCGCCGATTGCCCCAAGATCGTCGCCTTCGAATCCGTCTATTCCATGGAGGGCGATATCGCGCCCATCGAGGCGATTTGCGATATCGCCGATCGTTTTGGGGCGATGACCTATCTCGACGAGGTCCATGCCGTGGGTCTTTACGGCCCGCGCGGCGGCGGCATCGCCGAGCGCGAGGGGCTGATGGACCGCCTGACCGTGATCGAAGGCACGCTTGGCAAGGCGTTCGGCGTGATGGGCGGCTATATCGCCGGCTCGGCCGCGCTGGTCGATTTCGTGCGCAGCTTTGCCAGTGGGTTCATTTTCACCACAGCGCTGCCGCCAGCCGTGGCCGCCGGGGCCTGTGCCGCGGTGCGTCATCTCAAGCAAAGCGAGCGCGAACGTGCGCAGCATCAGGCGCGCGTAGCCGACGTGCGCGCGCGGCTGGATGCCTTGGGCATCCCGCATCTGGACAATGACAGCCACATCATCCCCGTCATGGTCGGGGATCCCGTGAAATGCCGTTTCATCTCGGACCGGTTGATGGCCGATCACGGCATCTATCTCCAGCCGATCAACTACCCCACGGTGCCCAAGGGCACCGAGCGTCTGCGCATCACGCCCTCGCCCGTGCATGGCCCGGCGGAGGTGGACCGTCTCGTCGACGCGCTTGGCGATCTTTGGGCGCAATGCCAGCTTGCGCGCCGTCCGGTCGCGGCCCAGTGA
- a CDS encoding pyridoxal-phosphate-dependent aminotransferase family protein, translating into MKTGQTHLFIPGPTNVPDDVRRAMNIGQQDMRASDFGDLTIGLFEDLKQVFRTRTGEVFLLPGSGTGAWEAAITNTLNPGDKVLMARYGQFSDLWVQMAQRLGLEVEVIDVAWGAGVPVAEFERRLGADTRDEIKAVFVTHNETATGVVSDVAAVRRALDASFHDALLFVDGVSSIGSIDFRMDDWGVDLAVTGSQKGLMCPAGLGILAVSAKAAVAAKTSTMRRAFFEFEDMRAMNAGGYFPYTPPTMLLHGLRAALDRIFAEGLDEVIARHARLAEGIRRGIHAWGLDLVAEHPSLYSNTVSTIRTPDGVDAREVIRIAYDEMNTSFGSGLGRLAGKAFRIGHLGDLNEGMCLTALSIAEMALVRAGAQIPMGAGVAEAQRHFTGVATAQPRLRIAAE; encoded by the coding sequence ATGAAAACCGGTCAGACCCATCTCTTCATTCCCGGCCCCACCAATGTGCCGGATGACGTGCGCCGCGCGATGAATATCGGCCAGCAGGACATGCGCGCGTCGGATTTCGGGGATCTGACCATCGGTCTGTTCGAGGATCTCAAGCAGGTTTTTCGCACCCGCACCGGCGAGGTGTTCCTGCTGCCGGGGTCCGGCACCGGCGCGTGGGAAGCAGCAATCACCAACACGCTGAACCCTGGCGACAAGGTCCTGATGGCCCGCTACGGCCAGTTTTCCGACCTGTGGGTGCAGATGGCGCAGCGCCTTGGCCTCGAGGTCGAGGTGATCGACGTGGCCTGGGGCGCAGGCGTGCCGGTGGCCGAGTTCGAGCGTCGCCTCGGCGCCGACACGCGCGACGAGATCAAGGCGGTGTTCGTCACCCATAACGAAACCGCGACCGGCGTCGTGTCGGATGTGGCGGCCGTGCGCCGGGCGCTCGATGCGTCCTTCCACGATGCGCTGCTCTTCGTGGATGGCGTCAGCTCCATCGGGTCGATCGATTTCCGCATGGATGACTGGGGCGTCGACCTTGCCGTGACCGGCAGCCAGAAGGGGCTGATGTGCCCCGCCGGTCTGGGTATTCTGGCGGTCAGCGCCAAGGCGGCCGTCGCGGCAAAGACCTCGACCATGCGCCGCGCCTTTTTCGAGTTCGAGGATATGCGCGCCATGAACGCGGGGGGCTATTTCCCCTACACGCCGCCCACCATGTTGCTGCATGGCCTGCGGGCCGCGCTCGACCGGATCTTCGCCGAGGGGTTGGACGAGGTCATCGCACGCCACGCCCGCCTGGCCGAGGGCATCCGCCGGGGCATCCATGCCTGGGGTCTCGACCTCGTGGCCGAGCACCCGTCGCTCTATTCGAACACCGTCTCGACAATCCGCACCCCCGACGGGGTCGATGCGCGCGAGGTGATCCGGATCGCCTATGACGAGATGAACACCAGTTTCGGCTCGGGCCTCGGGCGTCTGGCGGGCAAGGCGTTCCGCATCGGGCATCTGGGTGACCTGAACGAGGGGATGTGCCTGACGGCCCTGTCCATCGCCGAGATGGCGCTGGTGCGCGCAGGCGCGCAAATCCCGATGGGCGCCGGCGTGGCCGAGGCGCAGAGGCATTTCACAGGGGTGGCGACGGCGCAACCCAGGCTGCGCATCGCGGCCGAGTAA
- a CDS encoding DUF302 domain-containing protein produces MKKALAFCAAMMATATAASAQHAITFPFDGSFEDATFAVENAIINRGLVIDYTSHVGEMLNRTAEDVGAGDAEPIFDNADIYLFCSAAMSRRVMEADPMNIVHCPYSIFVMEMDGQVLLGHRDYPDGPMQEVEAVLDAIILEARGQ; encoded by the coding sequence ATGAAGAAGGCACTGGCATTCTGCGCGGCGATGATGGCCACCGCGACGGCAGCTTCGGCACAGCACGCGATCACCTTTCCCTTCGATGGCAGTTTCGAAGACGCGACCTTTGCGGTCGAGAATGCGATCATCAATCGCGGCCTTGTCATCGACTACACCAGCCATGTCGGCGAGATGCTGAACCGCACCGCCGAGGATGTGGGCGCGGGCGATGCCGAGCCGATATTCGACAATGCCGATATCTACCTTTTCTGCTCGGCGGCGATGTCGCGCCGGGTGATGGAAGCCGACCCGATGAATATCGTGCACTGCCCCTATTCGATCTTCGTGATGGAGATGGACGGGCAGGTCCTGCTGGGCCACCGCGACTACCCGGACGGCCCCATGCAAGAGGTCGAGGCCGTGCTTGACGCCATCATCCTCGAGGCGCGCGGACAGTGA
- a CDS encoding dihydrodipicolinate synthase family protein: MLDETAKGVFTIAVTPFLPDGALDEASIDSMVAFYEDKGATGLTILGMMGEAGKLSAEESVTVVRRVIARASVPIVVGVSAPGLAAIRALADTAMEAGAAGVMVAPPAALRTDDQITGYFRNVSETLGKTPWVLQDFPLVTGVQMSPKVCLQIFAENPSCVMLKHEDWPGLEKISALRRAEAEGARRVSILCGNGAQFLPEEMLRGADGAMTGFAYPEMMAEIVRLTGAGEVEAARDLFDIYLPLVRYESQPGLGLAIRKYTLARRGAIAHPTVRKPAPALSDATIAEVEALIARQEGRLSART; the protein is encoded by the coding sequence ATGCTGGATGAAACCGCCAAGGGCGTCTTTACCATCGCCGTCACCCCCTTTCTGCCCGATGGGGCCCTCGATGAGGCCAGCATCGACAGCATGGTCGCCTTTTACGAGGACAAGGGGGCCACCGGCCTGACGATCCTGGGCATGATGGGCGAGGCCGGCAAACTGTCCGCCGAGGAATCCGTCACCGTTGTGCGCCGCGTCATCGCCCGGGCCTCGGTGCCCATCGTCGTCGGCGTCTCGGCCCCCGGCCTCGCCGCCATCAGGGCGCTGGCCGACACCGCGATGGAGGCCGGCGCCGCCGGCGTCATGGTCGCCCCGCCCGCGGCCCTGCGCACCGATGACCAGATCACCGGCTATTTCCGCAACGTTTCGGAAACGCTGGGAAAAACCCCTTGGGTTTTACAGGATTTCCCGCTGGTGACGGGGGTGCAGATGTCGCCCAAGGTCTGCCTGCAGATCTTCGCCGAGAACCCCAGCTGCGTGATGCTGAAACACGAGGATTGGCCGGGCCTCGAAAAGATCTCCGCCCTGCGCCGGGCCGAGGCCGAGGGCGCGCGGCGCGTCTCGATCCTGTGCGGCAACGGGGCACAATTCCTGCCCGAGGAAATGCTGCGCGGCGCGGACGGGGCGATGACGGGCTTTGCCTATCCCGAAATGATGGCCGAGATCGTGCGCCTGACAGGCGCGGGCGAGGTCGAGGCCGCGCGCGATCTCTTCGACATCTACCTGCCGCTCGTCCGCTACGAAAGCCAGCCGGGCCTTGGCCTTGCCATCCGCAAATACACGCTGGCCAGACGTGGGGCCATCGCGCATCCCACCGTGCGCAAACCGGCCCCCGCCCTCAGCGACGCCACGATTGCCGAGGTCGAGGCGCTGATCGCCCGGCAAGAGGGCCGGCTGAGCGCCCGGACCTGA
- a CDS encoding malate--CoA ligase subunit beta: MDIHEYQAKEILAGFGVPVPRGGLAYSPEQAAYQARQLGGDAWVVKAQIHSGGRGEAGGVKVCRSEAEIRDYAQSLLGTQLVTKQTGAGGKGVYRLWVEEATDIAQEIYLGFVLDRKTERIMIVASGHGGMAIEELAESDPDSLVRMVIDPATGLVEYQTRELAFKLGLKGKQIGQMVTMLRACYRAYRDLDAMMVEVNPLAITGTGDLVALDAKMSFDTNALYRRPQVEALRDTSQEDAREAMAADNGLAYVGLDGDIGCIINGAGLAMATMDMIKLAGGEPANFLDIGGGASPERVVTAFRTVLTDPKVEVILVNIFAGINRCDWIAKGVVQAYEEVGLTIPVVVRLSGTNVEEGRRIIETSGLPLISAETLAGAAEAAVAARPHPVAAE, translated from the coding sequence ATGGATATTCACGAATACCAGGCCAAGGAAATCCTTGCGGGGTTCGGGGTTCCCGTCCCGCGTGGCGGTCTTGCCTATTCGCCCGAACAGGCGGCCTATCAGGCCCGGCAACTGGGCGGCGACGCCTGGGTGGTCAAGGCGCAAATCCATTCGGGCGGCCGTGGCGAGGCCGGCGGCGTCAAGGTCTGCCGCTCCGAGGCCGAGATCCGCGACTATGCGCAATCCCTGCTGGGCACGCAGTTGGTGACCAAGCAGACCGGCGCGGGCGGCAAGGGGGTCTATCGCCTCTGGGTCGAGGAAGCGACCGACATCGCACAGGAGATCTACCTGGGCTTCGTGCTCGATCGGAAAACCGAACGGATCATGATCGTGGCCTCGGGCCATGGCGGCATGGCGATCGAGGAATTGGCCGAAAGCGACCCCGACAGCCTGGTGCGCATGGTGATCGATCCGGCCACCGGCCTGGTCGAATACCAGACACGGGAACTGGCGTTCAAGCTGGGGCTCAAGGGCAAGCAGATCGGCCAGATGGTGACCATGCTGCGCGCCTGCTACCGCGCCTATCGCGATCTCGACGCCATGATGGTCGAGGTCAACCCGCTGGCCATTACCGGCACCGGCGATCTGGTGGCGCTGGATGCGAAGATGAGCTTCGACACCAATGCGCTTTACCGCCGCCCGCAGGTCGAGGCGCTGCGCGATACCAGCCAAGAGGACGCGCGCGAGGCGATGGCCGCCGATAACGGCCTGGCCTATGTCGGCCTCGATGGCGACATCGGCTGCATCATCAACGGCGCCGGTCTGGCCATGGCGACGATGGACATGATCAAGCTGGCCGGCGGCGAACCTGCAAATTTCCTCGATATCGGCGGCGGGGCCAGCCCGGAACGCGTCGTGACGGCGTTTCGCACGGTTCTGACCGATCCCAAGGTCGAGGTGATCCTCGTCAACATCTTCGCCGGCATCAATCGTTGCGACTGGATCGCGAAAGGGGTCGTTCAGGCCTACGAGGAGGTCGGCCTGACCATTCCCGTCGTGGTGCGCCTGTCGGGCACCAATGTCGAAGAGGGGCGGCGCATCATCGAGACCTCGGGCTTGCCACTGATCTCGGCCGAGACACTGGCCGGCGCGGCCGAGGCCGCCGTGGCCGCCCGCCCGCATCCCGTTGCCGCCGAATAA
- a CDS encoding FAS1-like dehydratase domain-containing protein produces the protein MSRVETFPMVAMREAEEWVGRTEERWGCLTPELAGMMSAAVSHPLSLRRDVRRGCLMPRLWHWAAFPEFVPLSQLAEDGHPKLGDFLPPLAFKRRMWAAGKLSFSGSLRIGERLRRISTIKSVTPKTGGTGDMVFVTVTHQIEGETGCFVEEEQDIVYLHIPDEFKAPKRIPELETPDFDETVPINEARLFRFSAATYNAHRIHYDLPYAREVEKYPALVTHGPMQAIMLMETAKRHVGEPPRRFRFRGVHPMFHSHDLRLQGRLAPGGKSMDLGTAAPEGYLGMQATAEWD, from the coding sequence ATGAGCCGCGTGGAGACATTTCCCATGGTCGCAATGCGCGAGGCCGAGGAGTGGGTCGGCCGGACCGAAGAACGCTGGGGCTGTCTGACGCCGGAACTGGCCGGCATGATGAGCGCCGCCGTCTCGCACCCGCTGTCGCTGCGGCGGGATGTGCGGCGTGGCTGCCTGATGCCTCGGCTGTGGCACTGGGCGGCCTTTCCGGAATTCGTGCCGCTCAGCCAACTGGCCGAGGACGGGCATCCGAAACTGGGCGATTTCCTGCCGCCGCTGGCCTTCAAGCGGCGGATGTGGGCGGCGGGCAAGCTGTCGTTCTCCGGTTCGCTGCGCATCGGCGAACGCCTGCGGCGCATCTCGACCATCAAGTCGGTGACCCCCAAGACGGGGGGCACCGGCGATATGGTCTTTGTCACGGTGACCCATCAGATCGAGGGCGAGACGGGCTGCTTCGTCGAGGAAGAGCAGGATATCGTCTACCTGCACATCCCCGACGAGTTCAAAGCGCCAAAACGCATTCCCGAACTGGAAACGCCCGATTTCGACGAGACCGTGCCAATCAACGAAGCACGGCTTTTCCGTTTCTCGGCGGCCACCTACAATGCGCATCGCATCCATTACGACCTGCCCTATGCGCGCGAGGTCGAGAAGTATCCGGCCCTTGTCACACACGGGCCGATGCAGGCTATCATGCTGATGGAGACGGCCAAGCGTCATGTGGGAGAACCGCCAAGGCGCTTTCGCTTTCGTGGCGTGCATCCGATGTTCCACAGCCATGATCTGCGGCTTCAGGGGCGCCTCGCGCCAGGTGGGAAATCGATGGATCTGGGAACGGCAGCGCCCGAGGGCTACCTCGGCATGCAAGCAACGGCGGAGTGGGACTGA
- a CDS encoding YeeE/YedE family protein: MLENLLITWGEPLVLGGAGALTGLLFGWAAQRSRFCLRAATVEVAEGQAGSKLAIWLIVFATAVMLTQLAIATGILDVRDARQLAATGSLSGAIVGGLMFGIGMVLARGCASRLLVLSATGNLRALVTGLVVTLVAQASYTGVLAPLREQISQMWLVGGSARDLGPVLGLAHGQVAAVAGLGLLGAVVLAWRRAVSLGVMIAAFFVGAAVTLGWVATYAIASNSFEIVPVLSVTFTGPATDTLMALVTERSVVLSFGIGLVPGVFVGSGTSALLAREWKLERFGPDTPMERYLIGATLMGFGAMLAGGCAVGAGVSGGAVLSLTAWTAVFCMWLGAIATTRMLNRAGPAPATA, translated from the coding sequence ATGTTGGAAAACCTGCTGATCACATGGGGCGAACCGCTGGTGCTGGGTGGTGCCGGGGCGCTGACAGGTCTGCTTTTCGGCTGGGCCGCGCAACGCTCGCGGTTTTGCCTGCGGGCGGCCACGGTCGAGGTGGCCGAGGGGCAGGCGGGCTCGAAACTGGCCATCTGGCTGATCGTGTTCGCCACCGCCGTGATGCTGACGCAACTGGCCATCGCGACCGGCATTCTGGACGTGCGCGATGCCCGCCAACTGGCCGCGACCGGCAGCCTGTCGGGCGCCATTGTCGGCGGGCTGATGTTCGGGATCGGCATGGTGCTTGCGCGCGGCTGTGCCAGCCGTTTGCTGGTCTTGTCGGCGACGGGCAACCTGCGGGCGCTGGTCACCGGGTTGGTCGTGACCCTTGTGGCGCAGGCCAGCTATACCGGCGTGCTTGCGCCGTTGCGTGAACAGATCTCGCAAATGTGGCTGGTCGGCGGCAGCGCCCGCGACCTTGGCCCGGTGCTGGGGCTGGCGCATGGACAGGTGGCGGCGGTGGCCGGTCTTGGGCTGCTCGGGGCCGTGGTTCTGGCCTGGCGGCGTGCGGTCAGCCTGGGTGTCATGATCGCGGCGTTTTTCGTGGGCGCCGCCGTGACGCTGGGCTGGGTGGCGACCTATGCCATCGCCTCCAATTCCTTCGAGATCGTGCCGGTCCTGTCGGTGACCTTCACGGGCCCGGCCACCGATACGCTGATGGCCCTGGTCACGGAACGCTCGGTCGTGCTCAGCTTCGGGATCGGCCTTGTGCCGGGCGTTTTCGTTGGCTCGGGCACGTCGGCCCTGCTGGCCCGCGAGTGGAAGCTGGAACGCTTCGGCCCCGACACGCCGATGGAGCGCTACCTGATCGGGGCGACCCTGATGGGGTTCGGGGCCATGCTGGCCGGGGGCTGCGCCGTGGGCGCGGGTGTCTCGGGGGGCGCGGTCCTGTCACTGACGGCCTGGACGGCGGTGTTCTGCATGTGGCTGGGGGCCATCGCGACGACGCGCATGCTGAACCGCGCCGGGCCAGCCCCCGCCACGGCCTGA